In Limisphaera ngatamarikiensis, the following proteins share a genomic window:
- the panB gene encoding 3-methyl-2-oxobutanoate hydroxymethyltransferase, giving the protein MADTKITPDHIRSMKQRGEPIAALTTYDYPTTRLLDEAGIPLLLVGDSLGMVVLGLPDTTGVTLEDMEHHVRAAARARPRALLVADLPAHTYDTPEQALASARRLLDAGAEAVKAEGGRDILPQVRAIVQAGIPYLGHLGMLPQSVHIEGGYHIKGRTESERQRLLADAEALAGAGAFAIVLELVTPAVAAEITRHIPIPTIGIGSGPDCDGQILVTHDLMGLLPWVRLRHARPMAELGRLMTETARQWQQQLQHRAPRSSTPGGS; this is encoded by the coding sequence ATGGCCGACACCAAAATCACACCCGACCACATCCGATCCATGAAACAACGCGGCGAACCCATCGCCGCCCTCACCACCTACGACTATCCCACGACCCGCCTGCTCGACGAGGCCGGCATCCCCCTCCTCCTGGTCGGTGACTCGCTCGGCATGGTCGTGCTCGGCCTGCCCGACACCACCGGCGTCACCCTGGAAGACATGGAACATCACGTCCGCGCCGCAGCCCGTGCCCGGCCACGTGCCCTGTTGGTCGCCGACCTGCCGGCACACACCTATGATACACCGGAACAGGCCCTCGCCAGCGCACGGCGCCTGCTCGACGCCGGCGCCGAAGCCGTCAAGGCCGAGGGCGGCCGCGACATCCTCCCCCAGGTCCGGGCCATCGTCCAGGCCGGCATCCCGTACCTCGGGCACCTGGGCATGCTCCCCCAGTCGGTCCACATCGAGGGCGGTTACCACATCAAGGGCCGCACCGAATCGGAACGACAACGCCTGCTGGCCGATGCCGAGGCCCTTGCCGGGGCCGGCGCCTTCGCCATCGTCCTGGAACTGGTAACCCCGGCCGTCGCCGCCGAAATCACACGGCACATCCCCATCCCCACCATCGGCATCGGATCCGGTCCCGATTGCGACGGCCAAATCCTGGTCACCCACGATCTCATGGGCCTGCTCCCCTGGGTCCGGCTCCGACACGCCCGGCCCATGGCCGAGCTGGGCCGGCTCATGACCGAAACCGCGCGCCAATGGCAGCAACAGCTCCAACATCGCGCGCCCCGCTCCTCAACCCCCGGCGGCTCATGA